Below is a window of Cryobacterium sp. PAMC25264 DNA.
TGCACCCGGTACTGGTACGGCTCGTTCACGTTCCCCTTGGCCGTGGCCGTGCGGGCTCCGCTGGTGGAGCCGTTGGAGGCGCTGCCCTTGATCCACTCGTACTTATAGCTCGACACTCCGCGGCCGCCGTCGCTGCCCGGCGCGGCCCAGCTCAGGCTGAGGTCACCGGTACCCTGCCCAGGCGCCTTGAGAGTGGCCGAGGCCGGGGCGCCGGGAAGCCCGTACGGGGTGACCGTGTTGCTCGCCGCCGAGGGAGTGGAATCGCCGATCGCGTTGCGCGCGGTCACCGTGAAGGCATAGTTGGTGCCGTTCTTGAGACCCGTGATCGAGTGCGTGCCCGCGCTGGCCACGGTCTGAGAGTCGCCGTTCCAGCTGATGACGTACTCCGTGATTCGCGAGTTGTTCGACGACGGGGCCGTGAAGCTCACCGTGGCGCTCCCGTCGCCCTCCACGGCTTGTGGCCGGTTGGGGGCGTCAGGGTTGTTGCGGATCACGAAGGTGATGCGCGCCTGGGTCTGGCGAGCGGGATCCCTGGTGGCGTCCTGGATACGGTAGACCACGGTGAGGGTCCCGGTGGCACCCGAGCCGGTGTTCACGGTCACCCCGGTGGCGGTGTTGCTCACCGTGGCGGTGCCCACCTGCTGTTCGATGACGGCGGAGAGCACCGTGAGCGGCTTGCCGTCCTGAGCGAACGGGTTGTAGTCGTTGTCGAGCACGGGCACCGTGATGGAGGTGCTCGGGCGGGTCTCGATGCCGGCGCCATTGGGTCCGGCGTCGTCGACGGCCTGCGGCAGCGGCCGGGTCGAGGAGACCACGCTCACGTCCACCGATCCGGGGATCGTGAACTCCTTGTAGGTGACCGTAAAGGTCACCCGCACCTTGGTTCCCGGTTGAGTGCCGAGCGGGGAGGAAACCACCAGGTTGGCGCCGTCGAGGGTCGCGGCGACATCCGCCGTGGCGCCGGCCAGGGCGCCGTAGCTGAGCTTCTCGATGATGGCGGGGTTGGGATGCCCGCTGGAAGAGCGCAGGTTGACGATCGTCGCCGCTTCTCCGGCCTGAACCGTCACCTTGGGCGGGGTGAAGGTGGGGGCGACGTCCTCGAAGTTGGGGTCGCCGACCGTGATCGGGATCGTCAGGGTGGCCTGGCGGCCCTTGGGGTCGCCGGCGCTGGTGCCGTCGGTGACGACGAAGGTGAGGGATGCCGGTCCGCGGTAGTCGCGTGCCGCCACGAACGTGAGGGTGTTTCCGCTCACGGGGTTGGAGCCGTCGCTGTTGGTGGCGGTGGCGCTGAGCAGCAGGGCGGGCTGGCCGGAGGGCACCTCGACGATGTCGGCGAGGCTCCAGGACTTGGAGCCGTTCATCTTGACGACCTGCGGGCCGATGTCGCGCAGGAACGGCGGCGGGAACTGCTCTTCTTCGGGGGTCGGTGCGGTGGTCGGCTGGTTCTCCGGCTCGACGGTTTCGGCCTTGGGCGTGGGTGGAACGATGATGAACGCGGTAGCGCTGAGCTGGTCGATCTCGTTTGTGAGCCGGTAGGCGATGGCCTGGCGTTGGGTGGAAGGCTCGACGCGTACGGTGCCGTCGGTTTGCAGTTCGGCGTTGGCCGCGTTGGGGCCTTCGAGGCTGATGACGAGGTCTTCGATGAGGCCGCTGGGGTTCTCCGCGCCGTCGAGCACGGGCACGTTGATGGGCGTGCCGGCGAGCACCTCTTCGGGTTCGACGAAGTGGTCGATCGCGACCGGGTACTGCGCCTTGGCGTCCTCGGTGACCTTGACCTGCACGAAGGCGGTGTCGGCGCCGCCGTGCCCGTTGGTGATCTCGTACCGCAGCGTGTAGGTGCCCTCCTCGGCAGGAGCCTCCACGATTACGCGGCTGCCGTCGACCTTCGCGGTCAGACCCGGGTCCACCTCCGGCAGCTTTTTGGTCAGGGTGAGCTTGTACCCGTTCGGGTCGGAGTCGTTCAAGACCACGGGGATCGAGCCGGTGCGGCCCGGCTTGATCTCAATGGCATCATCGACGGCGTTCGGCGGCAGCAGCTCTATGGGGCGGGGAATCACGCCGATGCGCACGGTGCCCTCGGCGGTCGCGCCGAGCGTGTCGGCCACCTGGTAGGTGAAGGAGTCGGTTCCGGCCGTGCCGGGGAAGGCTTCGTAGACGAAGAAATCGCTGCCCTGGTCGACGATTCGACCGAGCTCGGGTGCCGAGGTGACCGCGGTGAGATAGACGGAGTCCCCGTCAGGGTCGATGCCGTCCAGCGGCACCTGCACCTTGATGGTGGACTCGGCGAAGGTGCGCATGGTCAGCGGCAACGGGGTGGGTGCGCGGTTGCCGGCGTCGTCGGGGCCGATGACCGTGAAGCGCACGGTAGCCGTGGCCGTTTCGGCGAACGCGTCGCTGATGCGGTAGGTGACGCTGTACGAGCCGGGTTGCGCGGGCGCCTGGAAGCGGACGCTGTTGCCGGACACGAAGGCCAGGCCACCCACGTTCTCGGTGTCGGTGAGGTTGGGGTCCACGGTCATCGTGGCGGAGTCGGGGTGGTAGTCGTTGTCGAGCACGGGCACGGTGACGATGTCACCCGCGCGCACGGACACGGTGTCATCGACCGCGACCGGGGGCTGATGCTTGATCAACGGCGGCACCGGCACCACCGTGACACCGGCCGTGGAACTGTTCTCACCATCACTGATCGTGTACGTGAACTGCACCTGCTGCGTCAACGCAGCAGATGCCGTGACCCGCAGCACCGTGTTCGTGAGAATCTCGACCGTGACCAGGTCATCCGTCGTGCTCAGATCCACCGACTGCACCGCCAGGACCCGGCCACTGGGCGACACATCGTTATCCAACACCGGAATCATCACCGGCTCCGCCGCCCGCAAATACGCCGTGTCCTTCACCGCGATCGGCGGCAACACATCCGCCGGATTCTCCACCACATCCACCCGGATCAAACCAACACTCGACGTCGCCCCAGCACCCAGACTGTACGTGAAAACGTAACTGGCCGCCTTACCCGACGACACCGCGACCGT
It encodes the following:
- a CDS encoding Ig-like domain-containing protein, which produces MSASVVALSVLAGVPLTFAVLHEGFPVTDVDLSARDVWVTNGKQLLAGRLNRQIEELNGSVNAASSAFDVLQDGDDVFLIDESVGSIERIDPAFTTLGERVDVAPGSEVVYGGDSIAVMAQTGDVWVINAAGELSFDPKTTDPVFNLGKGGHIAVSPDGVVFGASKKDKTLTSYDPTAEESEPTTSELPELGDFQIAAVGEKPVLLDTENGTLIVDGSATELPAGAVKLQQSGAEHDAVLVATGQSLLQIPLDGAADGSDIVAVDADLPTAVTDPAGVSSPVWLNGCAHGAWGGAQRYLAACDGAEVLRETIEQPTVGSVLEFRVNRDVIALNNLSNGNVWLVDSNMRLVENWEEVTPPEEEEAEDGTEKAAQQSFEDTLAERTNVNRAPLARDDEYGVRPGKTTVLPVLENDTDPDGDVLTVTNVSGFSQSQGRLDFIDGGRALQFTPAESVAGTVSFRYTVADGRGAVAEAQVNVSMRPLDQNVAPVSNRVGAISVEQGQLVSYNVLSDWIDPDGDDIYLVSASPTTGDGVRFGPEGFVTFESKTAELGVKEVQFVVSDGTLTATGVLTVDVKAAGSLNPVGTPDFTTVFVGETALIEPLKNDVTPSGAPLALIGVNEVPNDLSAVANLERGTVAVSSGKAASYVFTYSLGAGATSSVGLIRVDVVENPADVLPPIAVKDTAYLRAAEPVMIPVLDNDVSPSGRVLAVQSVDLSTTDDLVTVEILTNTVLRVTASAALTQQVQFTYTISDGENSSTAGVTVVPVPPLIKHQPPVAVDDTVSVRAGDIVTVPVLDNDYHPDSATMTVDPNLTDTENVGGLAFVSGNSVRFQAPAQPGSYSVTYRISDAFAETATATVRFTVIGPDDAGNRAPTPLPLTMRTFAESTIKVQVPLDGIDPDGDSVYLTAVTSAPELGRIVDQGSDFFVYEAFPGTAGTDSFTYQVADTLGATAEGTVRIGVIPRPIELLPPNAVDDAIEIKPGRTGSIPVVLNDSDPNGYKLTLTKKLPEVDPGLTAKVDGSRVIVEAPAEEGTYTLRYEITNGHGGADTAFVQVKVTEDAKAQYPVAIDHFVEPEEVLAGTPINVPVLDGAENPSGLIEDLVISLEGPNAANAELQTDGTVRVEPSTQRQAIAYRLTNEIDQLSATAFIIVPPTPKAETVEPENQPTTAPTPEEEQFPPPFLRDIGPQVVKMNGSKSWSLADIVEVPSGQPALLLSATATNSDGSNPVSGNTLTFVAARDYRGPASLTFVVTDGTSAGDPKGRQATLTIPITVGDPNFEDVAPTFTPPKVTVQAGEAATIVNLRSSSGHPNPAIIEKLSYGALAGATADVAATLDGANLVVSSPLGTQPGTKVRVTFTVTYKEFTIPGSVDVSVVSSTRPLPQAVDDAGPNGAGIETRPSTSITVPVLDNDYNPFAQDGKPLTVLSAVIEQQVGTATVSNTATGVTVNTGSGATGTLTVVYRIQDATRDPARQTQARITFVIRNNPDAPNRPQAVEGDGSATVSFTAPSSNNSRITEYVISWNGDSQTVASAGTHSITGLKNGTNYAFTVTARNAIGDSTPSAASNTVTPYGLPGAPASATLKAPGQGTGDLSLSWAAPGSDGGRGVSSYKYEWIKGSASNGSTSGARTATAKGNVNEPYQYRVQACNPRGCGAWTSSDTATPQPSPPPPPPSATIQKGRGASVSGCPDASICHRVNVAYANVEPGDYLITTEVSGGSVSESRYSLGRTGTQELTNTLGSRPAGENIRVRLTRVSDGFVFYSNTISGAEWNSM